The nucleotide window TTACTATAGGTTGTATGAGCAATACGGCGTACTGGAATTTGCCCGTGAACGAATGGCAAAAATGGAGCATACATTTCACAATAAAGAAAATGTAATGATCTATCCGCCAATTCTGCAACTGGAAGACGGACAGGAAATCGGTGGATTACATGTAGTTGCGGCTCCAGGGCATTCACCGGATTCGATCTGTTTGTTTGATGCGGAAACAGGCTGGTTATTTGCGGGGGACTTTTTGTTGGCCACGGGTATGACAAATGCTTTAATTGACCATGACGATTCAGGAAATATAACGAACCCGATCAGCCAATATATAGACTCAATTGATAAAATGAAAACTCACAATGTACGCACCGTGTTTGCAGGACATAAAGAGATTTATGAAAACTTGAATGATGTGATGGAGAAAAGCTTAAGTAAAATAGAATACAAGCTGCAAAAGGTTGTATCCAAAATTAGTGAAGGACATCATACTGCGAAACAATTAGGAGAAGTAATCTATGGTGTCCGCTTTGCGAAGTATTTTACATTTTTAATCTCTGACATTATCGGATTAACGCTCCTTGCAGAACAGCGCGGTTTGATTATACGTGAGTTACGGGGCGGTGAGTGGTATTTTACGGTGACAAAATTGATTGAAAACAAATGAAACAGCTGCCCGGGGGAGGTAGCTGTTTTTTTTATGGATCAGCATTTCCAACTCATATAAAGTACTATCAATAAGCTTCAAAGATCATTTTAAATATTTATTATCAAATTTGGAGAGAGTGGGGCAAGTTTTCATTAACATGGCTCAATTAATATTCTAAAATTTGGGATATGAACCGATATAATAAGTACGCTTTATAAAAAGAGAATAGGTAGTGATACATATGAATAAATCAAAGTTACTGCTGGCTGCTTTGGTCGCAATCCCAGTAAGTATTGGTATGGTGGGGGAAGCAAAGGCGGAGCAAACCGAAACGTTGGGGGATTCTCTCGCAACACCTGTAGATATTAACAAAGCGATAGAAGGTTTAAATCCAAGGTCGACTAAATCAGAACTGGAAAAAGTGAAGGAAGCTTATAACAATCTTTCGCAAGGGTTGCGCCAACAAATTAGCAACTACGGCAAAGTGGAAGTGCTTTTGGAAGATTTGACGAAAAAAGAAGCGGAAATCGCCAATCAGATCGCTGCAGAAGAGGTCATCGAAATGATTCAAACTTTCAATGACGAGGCAACGGCTTCTGAGATTAGTGCAGCCCGAAAAGCCTATGATGCATTGAATAGCGAGGC belongs to Solibacillus sp. FSL W7-1436 and includes:
- a CDS encoding MBL fold metallo-hydrolase encodes the protein MNAIKTGNKAVYPIIFPSDYSGLGSINCYVYQNGEDYTLIDAGIEGGEFEQFFYQKLKEYKIEINQITRIILTHFHNDHIGVVNQVTNEYPVPVYASKIAIPRLKCEDDYLMQKLNFYYRLYEQYGVLEFARERMAKMEHTFHNKENVMIYPPILQLEDGQEIGGLHVVAAPGHSPDSICLFDAETGWLFAGDFLLATGMTNALIDHDDSGNITNPISQYIDSIDKMKTHNVRTVFAGHKEIYENLNDVMEKSLSKIEYKLQKVVSKISEGHHTAKQLGEVIYGVRFAKYFTFLISDIIGLTLLAEQRGLIIRELRGGEWYFTVTKLIENK